A section of the Clostridia bacterium genome encodes:
- a CDS encoding phosphoglucosamine mutase — protein sequence MSKLFGTDGVRGLANQELTPELAFSLGRAAGTLLKNSDERTAILLGIDTRISSSMLESALAAGICSAGVDVYAAGVIPTPGVAYLTKEIKTCAGVMISASHNSFEDNGIKFFDEFGYKLPDEVEEKIETLVLRGTENLPRPIGGDVGRIIPFPNALNRYGQFLKEAVNVPLTGLRIVVDCAHGAVSEIAPRVYRELGAQVISINDLPTGVNINHNCGSTHLRALQDAVLKYEANLGIAHDGDGDRVLFVDENGKIVDGDQTLVICGLDLQAKGLLKGKIVVTVMSNLGLKKAFQEAGVQVYETQVGDRYVLEKMLQSGAILGGEQSGHIIFLRQNTTGDGLLTALQLLKIIRETREPLSELVKQMTVYPQVLVNVKVKNKEDWQENEAIATAISEGERLLGANGRLLVRPSGTEPLLRIMAEGMDKVQLEKITAKIAEVIAEELA from the coding sequence ATGAGTAAGCTTTTTGGAACTGATGGGGTGAGGGGATTGGCTAATCAAGAATTAACCCCAGAATTAGCTTTTAGTTTGGGCAGAGCCGCTGGTACGCTTTTAAAAAATAGTGATGAACGGACAGCCATTTTATTAGGTATTGATACTAGGATTTCCAGTTCTATGTTGGAAAGTGCTTTAGCTGCAGGTATTTGTTCGGCAGGGGTAGATGTTTATGCTGCAGGTGTTATTCCCACACCAGGGGTGGCTTATTTAACTAAAGAAATAAAAACATGTGCCGGAGTAATGATTTCGGCTTCCCATAATTCATTTGAGGATAATGGTATTAAGTTTTTTGATGAATTTGGTTATAAATTGCCAGATGAAGTTGAGGAAAAAATAGAGACCCTTGTTTTGCGGGGTACGGAAAATTTACCCAGACCCATTGGTGGTGATGTGGGTAGAATAATTCCTTTCCCTAATGCTTTGAATCGATATGGCCAGTTTTTAAAAGAAGCGGTAAATGTTCCACTTACTGGTTTAAGAATTGTAGTAGATTGTGCTCATGGAGCAGTTAGCGAAATTGCTCCTCGGGTTTATCGTGAATTAGGTGCACAGGTAATTAGTATTAATGATTTACCTACAGGGGTAAATATTAATCATAATTGTGGTTCTACACATCTGCGGGCCCTACAAGATGCGGTTTTAAAATATGAAGCTAATTTGGGGATTGCACATGATGGGGATGGGGATCGGGTTCTTTTTGTTGATGAAAATGGTAAAATCGTGGATGGTGATCAGACTTTAGTGATTTGTGGTCTTGATTTGCAGGCTAAAGGTCTTTTAAAGGGGAAAATTGTAGTTACGGTGATGAGTAATTTAGGTTTAAAAAAGGCTTTTCAAGAGGCTGGTGTGCAGGTTTATGAAACTCAAGTTGGTGATCGTTATGTTTTGGAGAAAATGCTGCAAAGTGGAGCCATTTTGGGTGGGGAGCAATCTGGACATATTATTTTCCTGCGGCAAAACACTACTGGTGACGGTCTTTTAACAGCTTTACAATTGTTGAAAATAATTAGGGAAACTAGGGAGCCTTTAAGTGAATTGGTAAAGCAAATGACTGTATATCCACAAGTATTAGTTAATGTTAAGGTGAAAAATAAGGAAGACTGGCAAGAAAATGAGGCTATTGCTACTGCTATTTCCGAGGGAGAGAGATTGTTGGGGGCTAATGGCCGTCTTTTGGTCAGACCCTCTGGTACCGAACCTTTATTAAGGATTATGGCCGAAGGAATGGATAAAGTACAATTAGAAAAAATAACCGCTAAAATTGCGGAAGTAATTGCGGAGGAATTGGCTTAA
- a CDS encoding NAD(P)H-hydrate dehydratase has translation MRIITGSDMRKIDLWAQKEKRIPPLLLMENAGRAVALAVENVIGAEPKQSLLFLIGKGNNGGDALVAARHLYQQGMEINLFFLFPPEEWPGLVRKNWELLKDQGIKGHYLADEHSFYLLKLCLSNSTLVIDGILGTGLRASLPENIVKTIKLVNHASIPVLAIDVPTGVDADQGYVAKPCVQANYTVTFAWAKRGQLLYPAKKNIGKLFIADISIPESGLELVDIKQYYFERQMAQKCLPLRDETGHKNTFGHVLVLAGSQGMMGAAYLASKAVLRSGAGLVTVGVPQSQAPFFNLALPEAITLALPETEKGTLAAEAWPIIKANLAGKKALVFGPGLKTEKGIKELLTKIIQFKMPLVLDADGLNVLAQEPELLAQKKAPLILTPHPGEMARLLKITTEQVLKNPVDVALQAANTFQAITVLKGVVTIITTLEQEVYINSTGSSALATAGTGDVLAGLIAGLLAQGLSTKKAALLGVYLHGLAGEIVAAEKGERGVIAGDVVEAVPLALKDL, from the coding sequence TTGCGAATTATTACAGGTAGTGACATGAGAAAAATTGATTTATGGGCTCAAAAAGAAAAAAGAATTCCCCCACTATTATTAATGGAAAATGCCGGCCGGGCTGTGGCTTTGGCTGTGGAAAATGTAATCGGGGCGGAGCCAAAACAAAGCCTATTGTTTTTAATCGGTAAAGGTAATAATGGGGGGGATGCCCTTGTTGCTGCTCGTCATCTTTATCAACAGGGTATGGAAATTAATCTATTTTTCCTTTTTCCTCCTGAAGAATGGCCTGGTTTGGTACGAAAAAATTGGGAACTTTTAAAGGACCAAGGGATTAAAGGTCACTACTTAGCTGATGAACATAGCTTTTATTTATTAAAATTATGTTTAAGTAATTCTACTTTAGTTATTGATGGTATTTTGGGTACTGGTCTGCGAGCATCACTTCCTGAGAATATTGTCAAAACTATTAAATTAGTAAATCATGCCTCTATACCGGTATTGGCTATTGATGTGCCTACTGGGGTAGATGCTGATCAGGGTTATGTTGCCAAGCCTTGTGTGCAGGCTAATTATACTGTTACTTTTGCTTGGGCTAAAAGGGGACAATTGCTTTATCCGGCTAAAAAAAATATTGGCAAATTGTTTATTGCCGATATTTCTATCCCAGAATCAGGTTTGGAATTAGTGGATATAAAACAATACTATTTTGAACGTCAAATGGCTCAAAAGTGTTTGCCGCTGCGTGATGAAACAGGTCATAAAAATACTTTTGGACATGTTTTAGTATTAGCTGGTTCCCAAGGGATGATGGGTGCAGCTTATTTAGCAAGTAAGGCGGTTTTGCGTTCAGGTGCTGGTTTAGTTACGGTAGGTGTGCCTCAATCTCAGGCTCCTTTTTTTAATTTAGCTTTACCGGAGGCAATTACTTTAGCACTGCCTGAGACGGAAAAGGGTACTTTGGCTGCAGAGGCGTGGCCAATTATTAAAGCTAATTTAGCGGGTAAAAAGGCTTTGGTTTTTGGACCTGGTTTAAAAACTGAAAAAGGAATTAAAGAACTATTAACTAAAATAATACAATTTAAAATGCCGCTTGTTTTAGATGCTGATGGCTTAAATGTTTTAGCCCAGGAGCCGGAACTATTGGCTCAGAAAAAAGCACCGCTAATTCTTACACCTCATCCTGGGGAAATGGCTCGTTTGTTAAAAATAACTACAGAGCAAGTGCTAAAAAACCCGGTGGATGTGGCTCTACAGGCCGCAAATACTTTTCAAGCTATTACAGTTTTAAAGGGTGTGGTAACTATTATTACTACCCTTGAACAAGAGGTTTACATAAATTCAACAGGTTCTTCTGCTTTGGCTACAGCCGGAACTGGTGATGTTTTAGCTGGTTTAATTGCCGGTTTGTTGGCTCAGGGATTATCAACAAAAAAAGCTGCCTTATTAGGTGTTTATTTACATGGTTTGGCTGGGGAAATTGTAGCTGCGGAAAAAGGTGAAAGGGGTGTTATAGCTGGAGATGTGGTAGAAGCAGTACCCCTAGCTTTAAAAGATTTATGA
- the acpS gene encoding holo-ACP synthase, whose translation MLYVGTDIIEIKRIKQLTERYPQFWERILTSAEKEYCLSRGNPWESLAGRFAAKEAILKCLGLGLFRLSWHDLIIESDSLGCPRVKFSQALQKILTAKGIAEIKISISHCHDYALAVAIGKGD comes from the coding sequence TTGCTTTATGTTGGTACCGATATAATTGAAATAAAAAGGATCAAACAGCTTACTGAGCGTTACCCACAATTTTGGGAGCGAATTTTAACATCAGCGGAAAAGGAATATTGTCTTTCTAGGGGAAATCCTTGGGAATCTTTAGCTGGCAGGTTTGCCGCGAAAGAAGCAATCTTGAAATGTTTGGGTTTAGGTTTATTTCGTCTTTCTTGGCATGATTTAATTATTGAGTCTGATTCTCTGGGCTGTCCGCGGGTGAAATTTAGTCAAGCCTTACAAAAGATTTTAACCGCAAAGGGAATCGCCGAGATAAAAATAAGCATTTCACACTGTCATGATTATGCTTTGGCAGTGGCCATCGGGAAGGGTGATTAG
- a CDS encoding TIGR00159 family protein has protein sequence MMIIKGTRAVQLIKGLFVLLVASLLSGLFGFTTIAWILRQSSKVLVIALPIVFQPELRRALERLGRGKFFARPMSVLTEESLSNVVEQLARAVKIFSENKIGALIILEREIGVNDYIETGTKIDGLVSTEFIVNLFLPRSPLHDGAVIIRGDRVAAAGCFLPLSENLNLSKELGTRHRAAIGLTEQSDAMAIIVSEETGTISVAEEGKLTRYLDENMLKDILDKRLLTKQQNLMSWFNWRS, from the coding sequence AATTAAGGGTCTCTTTGTTTTACTAGTGGCTTCTTTGTTAAGTGGCTTGTTTGGTTTTACTACTATTGCTTGGATTTTAAGACAATCTTCAAAAGTATTAGTTATAGCCTTACCCATAGTTTTTCAACCGGAATTAAGGAGGGCCTTGGAAAGATTGGGACGGGGTAAGTTTTTTGCTAGGCCCATGTCAGTGTTAACTGAGGAATCTTTAAGTAATGTGGTAGAACAATTAGCTCGTGCGGTGAAAATTTTTTCGGAAAATAAAATTGGTGCTCTAATTATTTTGGAACGAGAAATTGGTGTTAATGACTATATTGAAACTGGTACAAAAATAGATGGTTTGGTTTCTACAGAATTTATCGTTAATCTTTTTTTACCGCGCAGTCCTTTACATGATGGGGCTGTAATTATTCGGGGAGATCGTGTAGCTGCTGCCGGTTGTTTTTTACCACTTTCCGAAAACCTTAATTTAAGTAAGGAATTAGGTACTCGGCATCGGGCTGCTATTGGTTTAACTGAACAATCAGATGCCATGGCTATTATCGTTTCTGAGGAAACGGGTACTATTTCTGTGGCCGAAGAAGGTAAATTAACCCGTTATTTAGATGAAAATATGTTAAAAGATATTTTAGATAAGCGTTTGTTAACTAAACAGCAGAATTTAATGTCTTGGTTTAATTGGAGGTCTTAA